The genome window TGCTGATCCCCGTCAAGGTAATGGGCGATAAGGACAAATGGAACGGGGCAACATGGAAGGCTGACGCGTTCTATGCCAATCCACTTACTGGTTTTCCGGCACAGTGAGCCGGTCGAGCCGTTCGCTGAGCATCTGTAGGCCCTTCAGCAGCAGATCGTCGTCAACTACGTCGATCACATTGCTGTGTTCGGAGACCATCCGAGCGAAGCCGCCGGTAGCGATGACCTTGGCGTCGGTGCCTACCTCAGTTCTCATTCGTTGGACGACGGCCTCGACGAGGCCGACCTGCGAATAGAGCAAGCCGGCCTTTATCGATGTTTCCGTTGTCTGATTGATGACGGTGTTGATAGGCCCAAGCCGTACCTCTGGCAGACGGGCCGCATTCAGGTGCAGCGCCCTGGCGGCCGTTGCCATTCCCGGTGCGATAAGCCCGCCGAGCAATTCCCTGTCACGGTTAACAATGTCGATCGTCGTGGCCGTGCCAAAGCTGCAGACGATCACCGGCACGCCAAAGAGCTCCGCTGCTGCAAAGGCACTGACAAGCCTGTCGGTTCCGGCCGCGTCCAGAGGTTCATAATTGATCCTGAGGCCGAGATCGTCATGATTCGTCAGCAGACGAACCTCGATACCGATCCTCTCTAGGATCGCGTCAGACACGTCCTTGGTCCTTGCCGGGACAACTGAACAAATGATCGCCGACGACACATCGCCGAGCGAAGCGATCGCCTGTGACAACTCTGCCGCGGTGGTCGGAATTGAATTCCGGCTCATGAGGCGATCGCCGGCAAAGACGCCGAATTTGATGGATGTGTTGCCGATGTCGACGGCGAGAAGCATAAACAGGTTAAAAGTGGAAAAGTGAAAAAGGGGGAAAGTTAAAAAGCTCCTCGATGCCTCGGTATCGCTTTTTCACTTTTTCACCTTTACCCTTTTTCACTTTTATCCTTGTAGTGGGAGGCCGTCGTAGATCACGTTCCAGCCATTCTTGCGGCTCGTGCTGAGGCTGCGGGTGAACCATTCCACGGCGGCGTTCGGATCGTCGTAGATCTGCACGGCGGGGCGCTCTTCGCGGGGATCGACGCGGCAAATGGCGGCGCCGACCGAGGCTGTTTTGATGCACAGCAGGGCGATCATCTTGTCTTTTTGCATCACGGCCGTGCGCATCGAGACGTTGTCGATCTCGGCGTCAAACTCGTCGAATTCGGCAAGTTCCTCGTCAAAATCCTCGTCGAGATCCCAGTCAGGCGGGTTGTCGTACTCGTGGCTCATAAGGCAAAATGCGTAACCTACACGTTACACGCTGCGGCCGCAAAGTTCAATTCGTACTTGACCTCAGCGTGGTTTTGCACGAGCAATTCCTCAGCGATCCGGTTGCCGGTGCGGCGATCGATGACCTCGCGCCATATCTCATTCTCACGGTAATTCTTGCCGTTCTTGCTCAGGAAGCGATGGTTACGCTCAAAGACGTGATAGCTGTAAAGCGGTTCGGTGTCGGTCAGTATCGCACCTTTCAAATGCTCGTCGCCGACGCGGACGCGAAGTTGAAAGGTCATATCCGTTGAATTGAAAAACCGCAGGTCGATGTAGTTGTAAAACACGCCGCAGCCCGAACCGAACGGCAGCGTACGGTTCTCGTCGGGGAACGGGTCAAAGCTGTGGTGATGCCGCTCGACGACCTCAAGCGGCGTATGCAGGGCCATCCAATACAGCAGATTCGACAGCTGGCAAAGCCCGCCGCCGACGCCGCGCACGACCTCGCCGCGTGACAACTGCATTCCCTCGAGATAGCCTTTTTCGGCGGTCGTCTCACCGACCGCTCGCCAGAATGAAAAAGTCTCGCCCGGGCGTATCAACAGTCCGTCGAGATGCGGCACCGCGAGGCGAAGGTTATGCACCTTATTCTCCTGCAATTGCGGATCGCTGTCGCCGAGACGGCGGCGGAGCAGCGATTGGTGCTTCTTACAGGTGTATTTGAGGTCGTCATCGGACCGCGTCGATGCGAAGCGTCCGCTCACGGCATCGGTGATGCGCCGCGTCAGGCGTTTTTGCCAGATACGCGTGTGATAGAACGCAGGATGAATCTCCGATAGACGCATTCGAACGTGATGGACAGCCACGAATGCACGAATGAAGATGTCTTATTCGTGCATTCGTGGCTATTTCTTCTCTCTCAATCTCTCGACATCGCCGGCCTGGACGATACTCACCGAGCCGTCGGCAAGTTTAACACGCAGTGCGCCGTTCGGTTCAAGCCCGTCGGTCGTGCCCTCGATGATGCCGTCAGATATGGTCACGCAGACGTGCTTGCCGCGGAAATATGACGAGCGGCGGGCCCATTCGTCGATGATGGCCGCCCGGTCGTCGCTGAGCGTTTTGTACCAATTAATCAACTTCTCGATTAGCGCTGTCTCGACCAGCCGCATTGAATCCGCTTCTTGTGACCGGAATCCGGTCGCTACCGCTCCCGGTTCTGATAGCTCGGTCTCAATGGAGGTCGCGATGTCCAACGTCGATGTGTCTTTTACATTGATGCCGATGCCGAGGATCACGGCCAGGCCCGTGGGCGTTTCGACAGCTTCGCCGAGGATGCCGCTGATCTTCCTTTCATTGACGAGAATGTCGTTGACCCATTTAATATCGGGCGAAAGGCCAAATTCGCTAAGCGTGTCGTGCACGGCAATGCCCGCCATCAGCGTGAGCAACCCCAATTGCTCGCGGGCGATCTTTGGCCGTAGGACGCTACTGAAATACAAACCGGCGTCGGGCTCCGAGGCCCAACTGCGACCCATTCGGCCGCGACCGGCGGTTTGCTGCCGCGCGATCACGCATAGGCCCTCAACCGCACCTCGACGGGCGTGATTCGCAGCCTCGTCGTTGGTCGAGCCGAGCATGTCAAAGCGGAGGATCGTAATGTTCATAAGAAGGTTCTCAGTTCAAGCTTTAGCTTGTCTCCCTTGAGTGCACGAAACAAGCTAAGGCTCGAACTCAGAGCGGCCGCCACAAGGAATCGCAGTAATATCGACGGCTATCAAAGAAATTGTGCGCCACTTCAAAACCGCTCTCGGCGGCGAGCGATCCGATCATGGCCAGCGAATATTTCTGCGATATCTCCATAAACACCGCTTCCCATTGATCGAACTCAAAATCGCGGCCTAGTGCGGCGATGTGGACGGTTTGCTTTTCGCGGCTGATCAGGTACGAGCGGGCGGAACCCTCGATAGGGCGATAGTTCGCGTAGTGAGTAAAGCCGTCGATATCAAAGTTGCCGCCAAGCTCGCGGTTTATTCGCGTCAGCAAATTAAGATTGAACTGTGCGGTCACACGCGCGGCATCGTCATACGCTGCGGCGATCACGTGCGGGTCCTTCTGCAGGTCAAAGCCGATGAACAGCAGGTCGTCGTTATTCATCACGCCGCGCAGCGAGCGAAAGAATGCTACCGATTGCTCGCGCGAAAAGTTGCCGACGTTTGAGCCGAGGAACATCAGCACCTTGCGTCGCCCGCGAATGTTCTTTAGCTCGCCGAGTATCTTGAAATAATCGCCATTGCGCGCGGCGATCTTGAGCGTTGGAAACTCGGCATTGAACTTCGCCGCCAGCGCGACGAGGGCTACCTGCGAGATATCGATCGGTGAGTACAAAATGTCCGCGCCGCGTTCGAGAAAGTGTCGGATAAGGATTGCCGTCTTTGTGCCGTCGCCTGCACCGAGTTCGATCAAGTCGAAATCTCGGCCGTCGGTGAACGCCTGATGTATCGCTTCGGTCTGAGTCTCGAATATCTCCTTCTCGCAGCCGGTCAGGTAGTATTCGGGCAGCTTCATGATCTCCTGAAACAGCCGCGAGCCTTCGTCGTCGTAGAAATACTTTGACAACAAATACTTCGGCGTCGCCGACAGCCCCCCGAGCACGTCGCCGGCAAATTGGGTTCTCTCTGGTGTTGATGATTGCTGCATTAGAAATTAACCACAGATGGACACAGATAAACACAGATAACAAGATTGCCTGCTTCTGATCTGTGTCTATCTGTGTTCATCCGTGGTTTCAAGTCCTTATCCTGCCAACCGTATGCCTGTGAACTGCCACCTTAGATGCGGCTGGAAAAAATTCCTGTATGTCGGGCGGCTGTGACCGGGCGGTGTGGCGACGGACGCGCCGCGCAGGACCATCTGGTTGACCATAAATTTGCCGTTATATTCGCCCACCGCGCCGGCGGCCTTCTTGAATCCCGGATAGGGCAGGTAAGCGGAATTTGTCCATTCCCAACGCAGGCCCCAAGTGAATTTGTCGCTCGCCGCTTCCCACTCGAACTCGGTCGGCAGCCTCATTCCGCTCCACTCGGCAAACGCTGCGGCCTCATAGAACGACACGTGACAGACCGGTGCCTGCGGCGGCAGCGGCCGCAGGCCGCCCAGCGTAAAATGCATCCATTCCCCATCACTTAACTGCCAGTAAAGCGGCGACGTAACCACATTCTCATTTACCCAATCCCAACCATCCGAGTGCCAAAGGCGATGATCGTGATAGCCGCCGGATTCGATGAATTCGACAAATTCTTCGTTCCTCACCAACCGGTCGGAGATCGTGAAGTCGTTGAGATAGACCTTGTGCCGTGCGAGTTCATTATCAAAACAAAACCCGTAGCCCGCGTAGCCGATCTCGTAGATGCCCGACCTGTCAGAACCGCCTGCGTCAGCGGGCGGCCGGTTCCTCTCAGAAGACTCAGCCTCAACGAACTCACCGCCCGCTGACGCAGACGGTTCTGACCTTTCCTCCGGCACCCAGTCGTTCCTATACGCAGGTAATAGCGGATTGACGCTGAAAGCATATTTCAGATCGGTCAGAAACAGTTCCTGATGCTGCTGCTCATGATTCATGCCGAGAATAACAAGGTCGGGCAAGTCAGAACCGCCTGCGGTAGCGGGTGGTTGAACGCTAGCCTGCTCGGCGGTGGATGACAAGAGACGCCCCATCGCTTCATCCACATATCGACGATACTCAAAAACCTGAGCAACTGTTGGCCGGCTGAGGTCGCCGCGATGTTCGCGTTTTGTGCGATCGCCGATGGTGTTGTAGTAGCTATTGAATAAAAACCCGAACCGCTCGTCAAAGACCTTATAGTCCGGTGCGAACCGCTTCAGGACCATTTCCTCAAAGAACCATGTCGTGTGAGCGATGTTCCACTTCGGCGGCGACGCGTCGATGATCGGCTGGGGAATGTAATCCTCGATCTCAAGCGGCTTGCAGAGCTGCTCGGTGTAGGCCCTGACCTCGCGATACTGCGTCGCCAGATCGGCTTGGTTTTCGGTCCTTTCCTTAGCGGCCTGCATAGTCAAATTTCCTTGTTCTGTTCCGGAACGTTCCGTTAGTGTTCCGCCCGTGTTCCGCCTCGGGCGGAACGCTGTAAACCCTTCTGTCCATTGAGCTTAACATCGATTTTGGTGCGGTGTTCCACGAATTTCGCGCAAAAAAGTGATCTCCGCTCCGTCCTGTCTCATTTTCGCAACAGCGTAGCACAAAAGCCTGCAAAAGTCAAGGGTTCTTCGCTTTCTCGGCGTTCTCTGCGAAATTCTCGGCGGTCTCTGCGTGGAAGATCTGTTCCACGCAGAGGTCGCAGAGCAGAATCGCGGAGGACGCGGAGAAGAGGTTGAATGTTAAACTACCGTTTTGAACTACTTCAACTACTTCACTGAGATCGAAGACACGTTCGTGCGACGGCGGCAGAAGCATCTGCTGCTGAGCCCGCTCGACTGGGCCATGATGGAATCGTGGCAGGAGCGAGGCATTCCGCTGCATATTGTCATTCGGGCGATCGAGTCGGTGTTTGACGTTTTTGACAAGCAGCCGCCCGGAACGCGCACGATCAAAAGCCTCTTCTACTGTCGCGAGGAGGTAGAGGCGCAATACGCCGAATGGGTGACGTCGCAAACAGGGAAGAATCGGGAGACGGGAGACGAGAGCCGGGAGATTGCATTTTCGACGGAGAAGATCGCGGCACATATAGCTGACGCCATCGAACGGCTAAGAGAGAACGAGGACGAATTCCTTCAAGAGGACATCATCCGCGCCGTCGCTCGGCTGCACGAGCTTGCCGGAAACCTATCGGATGACCCCGAAACGGTCGATGCCACGCTTGGCGATATCGAGAAACTACTCGACCGAGCGATGCTCGCGAATTGGGACAAGACCCGACTGAAAGCGATCGAACGCGACGTAGCATCGCAGCTTCGGGGCTACAAGGCCGATATGGAACCCGAAGCGTATCGCACGACCTACGAACTGATGCTCCTCAAACGCCTTCGCGAAGAAGCCGGAATTCCACGACTCGGGCTGTTCTACCTTTGAGATCCTTACTTATCACGTCTGACTTTTCGGAATAAGTGATAGGTGATAAGTGAAAAGTGTTAACGGGCGGCCGCGCGGAATGACTGGCGTCGCAGGCGTTCCCATTCGCTGACCTGGCGGGCGCGGCGGTTCTCCGGCGCATTGGCGAGCGCCGTTAGCACGTCGTCAGAGAGGCGCGGCTTTTGAATTGTCAGGCGGTTGAGGTCGGACTTATTGAGAGCGTCGATGCGGCGGGCGGATTGGGTATTATGACGGTCGGCCATCGTGTTTGCCTCCTGTTTTTGGGGGCAGACGGCCTAACGCGTGACTGAGATCAAGTATCGGCGGTCTGCAGATCTATTAAAGTGATCATTCAGTAAATCTTCCTGTAAACTCAGCGGTCTATCAGGTTCTGCGATAGTAGCACGAATCGGTTGTATAGCAAAGAAAAATTGGACATGCTGACGGCGTTTAACTAAACTCTTGATATGTCGTTCGGCAAGAACAGCCTCGCTCTTAGATAGCCGCTCGCGATCTCTCGCGAAGCGGCGTCCCAGCAGATAATTAATAATTAGTAATTACTAATTGGGTTTCAGAAGGGTATTGGCGTATCCAGATATGGACGAAAAGTATTTTGCAAAAAAGGTCGAGCAGCGGTGGCAGAAGAAGTGGGCCGATTCCGGGGCTTTTCATGCCGAGGCGGGCGATCCGCGGCCGAAATTCTACCAGCTCGAGATGCTGCCGTATCCGTCGGGCAACCTGCATATGGGCCATGTGCGCAACTATTCGGCGGGCGACGCGATGGCCTGGTACAAGCGGCTGCGAGGCTTTAACGTGCTGCATCCGATCGGCTGGGACTCGTTCGGGCAGCCGGCTGAGGACGCGGCGATCAAACGCGGCGTCAACCCGCGCGAGTGGACCGAGCAGAACATCAAGGCAATGCGCGGCCAGCTTGAGCGGCTCGGTCTGAGCTATGACTGGCGGCGGCAGATGTTTGCTCACAGGCCGGATTATTACAAGTTCGATCAGTGGTTCTTCCTGAAGATGCACGAGATGGGCCTGGCGTATAAGAAGGTTACGCAGGTCAACTGGTGCTCTACCGACCAGGCCACGCTGTCGAACGAGCAGGCGAGCGGCGGCCTGTGCTGGCGATGCGGCAATCCGGTAACGAAGAAGGAGATCGAGCAGTGGTTCCTAAAGACGACCGCCTACACAGACCAGCTCCTCGACGACATGACCGAGATCGCCGATGGCTGGCCGGCGAATGTGCTCAAACGCCAGAGCGACTGGATTGGCCGCAGCGAAGGCGCGTTCGTCGATTTTGAGATCAGGCCGGCGGGCGATTCGCTGTTCTACTGCCCGCTGGTGAGCGGCCTCACAAGCACCACCGATCTCGGTAAGCATCGGGTCCGCGTATTCACCACGCGCATCGACACGATCTACGGTGTGAATGCTCTTGTCCTGGCTGCGGAACATCCGGTGATCCAGGCCAACATGGACAACTTCGCGGAGGATGTCGCGGCAAAGATCGCGATGATCCGCGTCGAGAATGCCCGGCCCGCCGACCATGAAGCAGAGATAGAAAAGGACGGCATCGACACGGGCCTGAAGGCGATCAATCCGTTCAGCGACGAGGAAATTCCCGTCTGGGTCGGCAACTACGTGATGATGGAATACGGCACGGGAGCGTTGATGAGCGTGCCGGCGCACGACGAGCGGGATTTTGAGTTCGCCAAGAAATTCGATCTGCCTATCCGACAGGTCATCTCAGAGCCGCACATGGAACATGCTCATCACACGATGCAGGCGATGGCGTTGGAGGTGGCGTTGGAGGACGAAGGCGTCCTGGTGCATTCCGATTTTTGGAACGGCAAGACAAGCGAGAAGGCCAAGAAAGAGATGGCCGAATACGCCAAAAAACATCTCTTCGGTGAGGCCGCGATCACCTATCGGCTACGCGATTGGGGGATATCGCGGCAGCGTTTTTGGGGCTCGCCGATACCGATCGTTTATTGCGATTCGTGCGGCGTCGTCCCTGAGAAATTTGAGAATCTACCGGTCGAACTGCCCGAAACAGCGGATTTTTCAGGCACCGGTGAATCGCCGCTGGCAAAACTACCGGACTGGTTTCAGACGACGTGCCCCAACTGCGACGGCCCCGCGCGCCGTGAGACGGACACGATGGACACGTTCGTTGACTCAAGCTGGTATTACTATCGCTACACCGATCACGACAACGAGATACTGCCCTTCGGCCCCGAGGAGGCGGCCTACTGGACGCCGGTCGATCAATATATCGGCGGTGATGACCATGCCGTTATGCACCTGATCTATGCACGGTTTTGGACAAAGGTGATGCGCGACATGGACTTGGTCCAGTTCAACGAACCGTTCAAGCGTTTATTGACACAGGGAATGGTCGTCGGCGAGACGTTCTTTGACGACTCGAGCGGCAAGCGTGTCTATGTTCAGCCAGATCAGGTGACGGTCGAGCGTGACGGCAAAGGCAAGATAACAAAGGCTTTATCCTCCGACGGTAAACCGCTCAGGCATGCGATCGAGCGAATGTCGAAGTCCAAAGGCAACGGCGTCGATCCCGATGAGATGGTCGAAATCTACGGCGCCGATGCGGCGCGGCTGTTCGTGATGTTCGCGGCGCCGATCGAAAACGAACTCGTTTGGAACGAGGCCGGCATCGAAGGGGCCGTCAGGTTTTTGCAGCGCGTTTGGCGTTTGGTTTATAAGTGGCAGCAGGCAGCAGGCTCGACGCATTCGAGCGTTCAAACACCCGCTACCGCAGGTGGTTCTGACTCGCGTCGGCTCCGACAAAAAACACATCAGACGATCAAGCGGGTCGGCGACAGTTTTGAGAGTTTGCAGTTCAATACGCCGGTCGCGGCATTGATGGAATTGTCGAATCAGATCGGCGACATCGAGACCCAGCGGGCCGATGACGAGACGATCGCGGCGGTGCATGAAGCGTTGACGGCGCTCGTGCTGATGCTGACGCCGTTCGCACCGCATACGGCGGAGGAATTGTATGCCGTGCTGACGGCTAACGACGCGGGAATGATCGCCCAGGGTGCCCGGTTCCCAGAATACAACGCCGAACTCGCCAAAGCCGACGAGATCGAGATCGCTGTCCAGATCAACGGCAAGCTGCGCTCGCGACTGATGGCGTCGCCCGAGGCGACAGACCAAGAGCTTGAGTATCAGGCCTTTGCGGATGCAAAGGTCCGTGAATACACCGACGGAAAGGATGTCGTGAAGATCGTCGTCGTGCCAAAACGGCTCGTAAATATCGTTGTCCGATGACCGACGGGCCGCCGCGCAGCGTCAGCTTACTGCGGGTTCTTAACCTCGGTCCATTTATTGTTGACCATCCACCACGTTCTGCCCGAGATCTTGTCGAACCGTATGACCGCAGC of Chloracidobacterium sp. contains these proteins:
- a CDS encoding type III pantothenate kinase codes for the protein MLLAVDIGNTSIKFGVFAGDRLMSRNSIPTTAAELSQAIASLGDVSSAIICSVVPARTKDVSDAILERIGIEVRLLTNHDDLGLRINYEPLDAAGTDRLVSAFAAAELFGVPVIVCSFGTATTIDIVNRDRELLGGLIAPGMATAARALHLNAARLPEVRLGPINTVINQTTETSIKAGLLYSQVGLVEAVVQRMRTEVGTDAKVIATGGFARMVSEHSNVIDVVDDDLLLKGLQMLSERLDRLTVPENQ
- a CDS encoding VanW family protein, which codes for MRLSEIHPAFYHTRIWQKRLTRRITDAVSGRFASTRSDDDLKYTCKKHQSLLRRRLGDSDPQLQENKVHNLRLAVPHLDGLLIRPGETFSFWRAVGETTAEKGYLEGMQLSRGEVVRGVGGGLCQLSNLLYWMALHTPLEVVERHHHSFDPFPDENRTLPFGSGCGVFYNYIDLRFFNSTDMTFQLRVRVGDEHLKGAILTDTEPLYSYHVFERNHRFLSKNGKNYRENEIWREVIDRRTGNRIAEELLVQNHAEVKYELNFAAAACNV
- a CDS encoding biotin--[acetyl-CoA-carboxylase] ligase — its product is MNITILRFDMLGSTNDEAANHARRGAVEGLCVIARQQTAGRGRMGRSWASEPDAGLYFSSVLRPKIAREQLGLLTLMAGIAVHDTLSEFGLSPDIKWVNDILVNERKISGILGEAVETPTGLAVILGIGINVKDTSTLDIATSIETELSEPGAVATGFRSQEADSMRLVETALIEKLINWYKTLSDDRAAIIDEWARRSSYFRGKHVCVTISDGIIEGTTDGLEPNGALRVKLADGSVSIVQAGDVERLREKK
- the egtD gene encoding L-histidine N(alpha)-methyltransferase, which translates into the protein MQQSSTPERTQFAGDVLGGLSATPKYLLSKYFYDDEGSRLFQEIMKLPEYYLTGCEKEIFETQTEAIHQAFTDGRDFDLIELGAGDGTKTAILIRHFLERGADILYSPIDISQVALVALAAKFNAEFPTLKIAARNGDYFKILGELKNIRGRRKVLMFLGSNVGNFSREQSVAFFRSLRGVMNNDDLLFIGFDLQKDPHVIAAAYDDAARVTAQFNLNLLTRINRELGGNFDIDGFTHYANYRPIEGSARSYLISREKQTVHIAALGRDFEFDQWEAVFMEISQKYSLAMIGSLAAESGFEVAHNFFDSRRYYCDSLWRPL
- a CDS encoding ergothioneine biosynthesis protein EgtB; this encodes MQAAKERTENQADLATQYREVRAYTEQLCKPLEIEDYIPQPIIDASPPKWNIAHTTWFFEEMVLKRFAPDYKVFDERFGFLFNSYYNTIGDRTKREHRGDLSRPTVAQVFEYRRYVDEAMGRLLSSTAEQASVQPPATAGGSDLPDLVILGMNHEQQHQELFLTDLKYAFSVNPLLPAYRNDWVPEERSEPSASAGGEFVEAESSERNRPPADAGGSDRSGIYEIGYAGYGFCFDNELARHKVYLNDFTISDRLVRNEEFVEFIESGGYHDHRLWHSDGWDWVNENVVTSPLYWQLSDGEWMHFTLGGLRPLPPQAPVCHVSFYEAAAFAEWSGMRLPTEFEWEAASDKFTWGLRWEWTNSAYLPYPGFKKAAGAVGEYNGKFMVNQMVLRGASVATPPGHSRPTYRNFFQPHLRWQFTGIRLAG
- a CDS encoding leucine--tRNA ligase → MDEKYFAKKVEQRWQKKWADSGAFHAEAGDPRPKFYQLEMLPYPSGNLHMGHVRNYSAGDAMAWYKRLRGFNVLHPIGWDSFGQPAEDAAIKRGVNPREWTEQNIKAMRGQLERLGLSYDWRRQMFAHRPDYYKFDQWFFLKMHEMGLAYKKVTQVNWCSTDQATLSNEQASGGLCWRCGNPVTKKEIEQWFLKTTAYTDQLLDDMTEIADGWPANVLKRQSDWIGRSEGAFVDFEIRPAGDSLFYCPLVSGLTSTTDLGKHRVRVFTTRIDTIYGVNALVLAAEHPVIQANMDNFAEDVAAKIAMIRVENARPADHEAEIEKDGIDTGLKAINPFSDEEIPVWVGNYVMMEYGTGALMSVPAHDERDFEFAKKFDLPIRQVISEPHMEHAHHTMQAMALEVALEDEGVLVHSDFWNGKTSEKAKKEMAEYAKKHLFGEAAITYRLRDWGISRQRFWGSPIPIVYCDSCGVVPEKFENLPVELPETADFSGTGESPLAKLPDWFQTTCPNCDGPARRETDTMDTFVDSSWYYYRYTDHDNEILPFGPEEAAYWTPVDQYIGGDDHAVMHLIYARFWTKVMRDMDLVQFNEPFKRLLTQGMVVGETFFDDSSGKRVYVQPDQVTVERDGKGKITKALSSDGKPLRHAIERMSKSKGNGVDPDEMVEIYGADAARLFVMFAAPIENELVWNEAGIEGAVRFLQRVWRLVYKWQQAAGSTHSSVQTPATAGGSDSRRLRQKTHQTIKRVGDSFESLQFNTPVAALMELSNQIGDIETQRADDETIAAVHEALTALVLMLTPFAPHTAEELYAVLTANDAGMIAQGARFPEYNAELAKADEIEIAVQINGKLRSRLMASPEATDQELEYQAFADAKVREYTDGKDVVKIVVVPKRLVNIVVR